One genomic segment of Hordeum vulgare subsp. vulgare chromosome 2H, MorexV3_pseudomolecules_assembly, whole genome shotgun sequence includes these proteins:
- the LOC123426355 gene encoding protein C2-DOMAIN ABA-RELATED 4-like, giving the protein MDGLVGLLKVRVVRGINLAYRDARGSDPYVVLRLGKQKLKTSVKKRSVNPIWHEELTLSITNPNAPIKLAVFDKDTFSKDDPMGNAEIEVLPLTEVLDLDTESIRNGAVVRSVPPSSRNCLAEESHVCWKNGKFVQEMILRLRNVESGEIQLQLQWVSIKK; this is encoded by the exons ATGGATGGGTTGGTTGGGCTGTTGAAGGTGCGTGTGGTGCGTGGGATCAACCTTGCATACCGCGACGCAAGAGGCAGTGATCCATACGTTGTCCTTCGCCTCGGCAAGCAG AAACTGAAGACAAGCGTGAAGAAGCGATCTGTGAACCCTATCTGGCATGAGGAGCTAACCCTGTCGATCACGAACCCGAATGCACCAATCAAGCTT GCGGTGTTTGACAAGGACACCTTCAGCAAGGACGACCCAATGGGGAACGCGGAGATCGAGGTGCTGCCATTGACGGAGGTCCTGGACCTGGACACCGAGAGCATCCGCAACGGCGCGGTGGTGCGGTCGGTCCCGCCGAGCAGCCGGAACTGCCTCGCCGAAGAGAGCCACGTGTGCTGGAAGAACGGGAAGTTCGTCCAGGAGATGATCCTGCGCCTCAGGAACGTCGAGAGCGGCGAGATACAGCTGCAGCTGCAGTGGGTCAGTATCAAGAAGTGA
- the LOC123426353 gene encoding glutamate--glyoxylate aminotransferase 2 isoform X1 — protein sequence MMGRKALDYEELNENVKKVQYAVRGELYLRASELQKEGKRIIFTNVGNPHALGQKPLTFPRQVVALCQAPFLLDDPNVGLIFPADAIARAKHYLSLAPGGLGAYSDSRGIPGVRKEVAEFIQRRDGYPSDPELIYLTDGASKGVMQMLNAIIRNERDGILVPVPQYPLYSAAISLFGGSLVPYYLEEEANWGLDLVSTRQSVAEARSKGITVRAMVIINPGNPTGQCLSEANIRELLNFCYQEKLVLLADEVYQQNVYQDERPFISARKVMFDMGPPVSREVQLISFHTVSKGYWGECGQRGGYFEMTNIPPKTVDEIYKVASIALSPNVPGQIFMGLMVNPPKPGDISYLKYSAESKSILESLRRRAQIMTDGFNSCRNVVCNFTEGAMYSFPQIRLPQRAMDVAKSAGKEPDVYYCLKLLEATGISTVPGSGFGQKEGVFHLRTSSVIRFHFVTCNNLQGVPSEDNDPACGGGHAGNHVELQEVQRLVHGPVPRPLEAVKRE from the exons ATGATGGGGAGGAAGGCGCTGGACTACGAGGAGCTCAACGAGAACGTCAAGAAGGTGCAGTACGCCGTGCGCGGCGAGCTCTACCTCCGCGCATCCGAGCTCCAGAAGGAGGGCAAGAGGATCATCTTCACCAACGTCGGCAACCCGCACGCCCTCGGACAGAAGCCACTCACCTTCCCACGCCAG GTGGTGGCGCTCTGCCAGGCTCCCTTCCTCCTCGATGATCCCAACGTCGGTCTCATCTTCCCCGCCGATGCCATCGCAAGGGCCAAGCACTACCTCTCCCTCGCACCCGGCGGCTTAG GTGCGTACAGTGACTCCCGAGGTATCCCTGGGGTCAGGAAGGAAGTTGCCGAGTTCATTCAGAGGCGTGATGGGTATCCGAG TGATCCAGAGCTTATTTACCTCACAGATGGTGCCAGCAAAGGTGTGATGCAAATGCTCAACGCCATTATCAGAAACGAGAGGGACGGG ATTTTGGTCCCTGTTCCACAATACCCGCTTTATTCTGCTGCCATTTCCCTCTTTGGTGGTTCTCTTGTCCCATATTATTTGGAAGAAGAGGCTAATTGGGGACTTGATCTTGTCAGTACCCGCCAATCAGTTGCAGAAGCACGGTCAAAGGGAATCACT GTTCGAGCAATGGTGATAATAAACCCAGGAAACCCTACTGGCCAATGCCTAAGTGAAGCAAATATTAGGGAACTTTTGAACTTCTGCTATCAGGAAAAATTGGTTCTGCTTGCAGATGAAGTTTATCAACAGAATGTTTATCAAGATGAGCGTCCATTTATAAGTGCAAGAAAG GTTATGTTTGACATGGGTCCTCCAGTAAGCAGGGAAGTTCAGCTGATTTCTTTCCATACTGTGTCCAAAGGATATTGGGGAGAGTGTGGACAACGTGGTGGGTACTTTGAAATGACGAATATTCCTCCCAAG ACTGTCGACGAGATTTACAAGGTTGCATCGATCGCGCTGAGTCCAAATGTTCCTGGGCAGATCTTC ATGGGGCTTATGGTGAACCCTCCTAAACCTGGAGACATCTCGTACCTGAAGTATTCTGCTGAAAG TAAGTCTATCCTTGAATCTTTGAGGAGGAGGGCACAAATAATGACAGACGGTTTCAATAGTTGCCGCAATGTTGTCTGCAATTTCACAGAAG GAGCTATGTATTCCTTCCCGCAAATACGCCTGCCGCAAAGAGCTATGGATGTAGCAAAAAGCGCTGGCAAAGAGCCCGATGTTTACTACTGCCTCAAGCTTCTGGAAGCCACTGGAATATCCACTGTTCCAGGCTCAGGTTTTGGTCAGAAAGAAGG GGTGTTCCATCTGAGGACATCCTCGGTAATAAGATTCCACTTTGTGACATGTAACAATTTGCAGGGTGTTCCATCTGAGGACAACGATCCTGCCTGCGGAGGAGGACATGCCGGCAATCATGTCGAGCTTCAAGAAGTTCAACGACTCGTTCATGGACCAGTACCAAGACCACTCGAGGCTGTGAAGAGAGAATAA
- the LOC123426353 gene encoding glutamate--glyoxylate aminotransferase 2 isoform X2: MMGRKALDYEELNENVKKVQYAVRGELYLRASELQKEGKRIIFTNVGNPHALGQKPLTFPRQVVALCQAPFLLDDPNVGLIFPADAIARAKHYLSLAPGGLGAYSDSRGIPGVRKEVAEFIQRRDGYPSDPELIYLTDGASKGVMQMLNAIIRNERDGILVPVPQYPLYSAAISLFGGSLVPYYLEEEANWGLDLVSTRQSVAEARSKGITVRAMVIINPGNPTGQCLSEANIRELLNFCYQEKLVLLADEVYQQNVYQDERPFISARKVMFDMGPPVSREVQLISFHTVSKGYWGECGQRGGYFEMTNIPPKTVDEIYKVASIALSPNVPGQIFMGLMVNPPKPGDISYLKYSAESKSILESLRRRAQIMTDGFNSCRNVVCNFTEGAMYSFPQIRLPQRAMDVAKSAGKEPDVYYCLKLLEATGISTVPGSGFGQKEGVFHLRTTILPAEEDMPAIMSSFKKFNDSFMDQYQDHSRL, from the exons ATGATGGGGAGGAAGGCGCTGGACTACGAGGAGCTCAACGAGAACGTCAAGAAGGTGCAGTACGCCGTGCGCGGCGAGCTCTACCTCCGCGCATCCGAGCTCCAGAAGGAGGGCAAGAGGATCATCTTCACCAACGTCGGCAACCCGCACGCCCTCGGACAGAAGCCACTCACCTTCCCACGCCAG GTGGTGGCGCTCTGCCAGGCTCCCTTCCTCCTCGATGATCCCAACGTCGGTCTCATCTTCCCCGCCGATGCCATCGCAAGGGCCAAGCACTACCTCTCCCTCGCACCCGGCGGCTTAG GTGCGTACAGTGACTCCCGAGGTATCCCTGGGGTCAGGAAGGAAGTTGCCGAGTTCATTCAGAGGCGTGATGGGTATCCGAG TGATCCAGAGCTTATTTACCTCACAGATGGTGCCAGCAAAGGTGTGATGCAAATGCTCAACGCCATTATCAGAAACGAGAGGGACGGG ATTTTGGTCCCTGTTCCACAATACCCGCTTTATTCTGCTGCCATTTCCCTCTTTGGTGGTTCTCTTGTCCCATATTATTTGGAAGAAGAGGCTAATTGGGGACTTGATCTTGTCAGTACCCGCCAATCAGTTGCAGAAGCACGGTCAAAGGGAATCACT GTTCGAGCAATGGTGATAATAAACCCAGGAAACCCTACTGGCCAATGCCTAAGTGAAGCAAATATTAGGGAACTTTTGAACTTCTGCTATCAGGAAAAATTGGTTCTGCTTGCAGATGAAGTTTATCAACAGAATGTTTATCAAGATGAGCGTCCATTTATAAGTGCAAGAAAG GTTATGTTTGACATGGGTCCTCCAGTAAGCAGGGAAGTTCAGCTGATTTCTTTCCATACTGTGTCCAAAGGATATTGGGGAGAGTGTGGACAACGTGGTGGGTACTTTGAAATGACGAATATTCCTCCCAAG ACTGTCGACGAGATTTACAAGGTTGCATCGATCGCGCTGAGTCCAAATGTTCCTGGGCAGATCTTC ATGGGGCTTATGGTGAACCCTCCTAAACCTGGAGACATCTCGTACCTGAAGTATTCTGCTGAAAG TAAGTCTATCCTTGAATCTTTGAGGAGGAGGGCACAAATAATGACAGACGGTTTCAATAGTTGCCGCAATGTTGTCTGCAATTTCACAGAAG GAGCTATGTATTCCTTCCCGCAAATACGCCTGCCGCAAAGAGCTATGGATGTAGCAAAAAGCGCTGGCAAAGAGCCCGATGTTTACTACTGCCTCAAGCTTCTGGAAGCCACTGGAATATCCACTGTTCCAGGCTCAGGTTTTGGTCAGAAAGAAGG GGTGTTCCATCTGAGGACAACGATCCTGCCTGCGGAGGAGGACATGCCGGCAATCATGTCGAGCTTCAAGAAGTTCAACGACTCGTTCATGGACCAGTACCAAGACCACTCGAGGCTGTGA